The DNA window TTAAGTCATAGTTCATTCAGTCAACTCATGTGTAGGTGTTATAGTATATATTCAAAATAAGTCACTGTTGGAAGACCTGAGCAATGACAAGACATTATAGAAGTGAGAGAGTCCAGCCttaattatgaatttttaaagaatttaatacTCAAGTGATATTAACCTCctaattttttcctctctagTTAGTGGctcacaaagaaacaaaaacactgTTTGTAATATGCAGATAACTTTCTTCTAAATCTAATTGGGGATAAATGCCATGAAATAACTTGAAAGAACAGCATCTTTGAGACACCCATTAAAGAgttaaataaattacatttaacGACAGTTAAAATATCTTTTGTTATACACAGATACTTTGAGTAAACCTTTGAGCCTTCAGTATTACTAATAGAGACCAAGCTTCTTTGAAACATAGACAATGCTGGTGAACACctctatataatatacatattcataATTTTTGAAAGACAAACGTTTTATGCATGTATAGAAAGTTTTTTAAACAATTCAAATGTTCTTCCAAACATTAACAAGTTATAAAAGAATCTAAACGATGTTCAGTTGGGTGAACTTTTATATTCTTCAAACACCCTTTTATGTGTATAAAATGCAGTCTCTCATTAATTGTCTCACATTTCAATTGGAATAATACTCAGCAATAAAGAACAGAACTTAATACAAGATAGTAATTGATCTTTTTCTTGGTAAAATGATAAAATTGCtccacatggaaaaaaaaatggaataactTTTCCCATTAACATCCATGAGTCGGTTAAAAAAAATTGCTACCATTATGCTATGTAATAATTTcaaagggggggagagaagggaaatgtaATCTAAAATGTCtaaggacacccccccccccaaatatactATTTCAAGTTTCATCAAGAAATCtcaaataaaagtaaaacattGGGTGAGGGGAAAGACAAAGCAGAAAAGTTCTAgtaacaaattaattttaatttatttatcccCAATTAAGTTTTGCTATGGGAAAACTGAAATCAAAAGTATCATTATGTTAGACAAGGTTTATACTTACTTTTAACAAAAAAATGTAACATAGTGTTAAAACTGGCTTTCCAAAATTGTTACAGCATAGCTGTACTGTGCACTGATAATCACAAAGTTGTAATAGAAAACTCTGTGTTATGCAATTCCATTATGTTCttacaaaaatagaattaaaCAGTGTGACCAAAACAAGGACTTCAGCAATTATACTACTTGGCAACTTAAGATTTCAATGGAGAGTCTCTTCCTCTTGTAGATGAAAATGAGTTGAACATCACATGTTTTTAAAACTTACATAGATGATTCTGATTGCTTGCTTGGTATCTTCTTTATATCTATCATCACAGCAGGTATACTATCAATTTTAGTCCTTCTGGGTTGCTTCTCTAAATTGTCACTAAGTTCTAAACAAGAAATGCTAACTGCAGAGctcttttctgcttcccttccagAATTGGTTTTTTGGGTGGTCCCACAACATTGCTTCAATGCACATTGAGTTCTACAGGCAAGTTCACATGGGGTAACACTTGATTTAGCGCCTACACTAGCAAATTCAGGTTGAATGGTAGTGGCATGGATTCCGTGATTGTGAAAGACGTCTTTAATGCTTTTAGCCACCTCCATGTAGCTTGTAGGGTCATGACATTTTATGTGAGCAGTGGCAATGATTCTGCTTCCAGCAAGCTGCCAAACATGCAATTCATGAACTTCTTCAACTCCTTCAACATTTCGAAGCTCCATTTTCAAATTTCTGATATCTACTTGTTTAGGTACAGTTTGTAGAAGGATAAGGGCAGATTCCTTAAGTAATGGATAAGTGGTGTAAAGAAGTATGCCAACCATCACAAGACAAAGAGTCGGATCTAAGTATAGTACCCAGCAAGGACCAGCCTCTTCTATTGGTCCAGTACCATTAATAAGACCTACAAATGCCTCGCAGGGATCAGGGACACATGGGTTCCTACAGAGCATATCGTCAGCACAAGatttccaagaaaagaaaaagaccaagGCATTTATCACCACAATTACTGAACCCAAGGCATCTCCAAAGACATGCAGAAAAACTCCTCGCATGTTAAGCTGTCCGCTATTATCTTCGTCTTCAGAATCTAAATTGTCTGAATCATCACCGATAAGATTCCCATTAACTTGCACATCCATTCCACGTTCTCTGGCTTGTTCGTCTACAAAGAGATGCAAAATTGTTACCACACATTTAGAAAATGTTCACACAAAAGTTGTATTCTCAGAACTGCTTTTTAGAGGTAAGATCAATGATAACAGCCTACATGGTCTTTAGTGCccctaaaatataaattgatatatAATGGGTGGGCATAACCTTGGGTATAGTTTCTTTGAATGGGAACTTATTAAATTATAAAGCTAATTCTGCCTCTTTCCCTAAAGAGGGAGGAAAACTCgcttagaaaaaaaatgtttagcaaAAACTTTTGCAGACCTGCAGGAATAAAAAGGTAAATCTGAGGGATATAAATACAACTTAGGTCTAAATGAATAACCTACTATTATAGTGACTATTGGGCATTCAAttccagttgtgtgtgtgtttttttaaatcattcacaTTTTTCTGATACCTTGAGCTTAAAACCAACTTCAATTTGTATCATTCATTCAAATAGGGCATTTAATGAGATTGAGGAGTGGACAACAGCAATCAATGATTGCAGAGACATATAAAAAAAGCTGAACTTTCAGGTTCCTTTTAAATCTCTATTTAAaaagtaacatttattaaaaaaaccaTATACTTGGGCAATTTAATAATTGGAACCAACATCTTATTAGGGAGTACGAAGAAATCCATAAAAGGCTGagttaaatcatttaaccccatctTTTCAATGACTAATTTCCATAATTCAAACGGATTACATATCATGGCTTTTGTTTTAGGATGATCCTGAAGTCACTTAATATAGGGCCCTATCAGACTGACAATGCTCAGAGAGGTAAAATCTGCATACGATTTCACAAGACCAGGGATGAACTGAACCACACATAAccattcataaaagaaaactcttaaccaaatgtttgctgaatggaaAGCCTGTTAGTTTTTCCTCTGTTCCCCAGGAAGTATGGGAAATTAAACCcatcatccagaaaaaaataagccCCCCCAAGGTTTTTTGCAAAACAGATCACCACCAGCCTGCACTCGGCTCGGTGTAGACTAACTACTGTCAGAGTTAAATCCTAGAGATAACCCAGCTGTCAGTATCTGTTTCCCTGCTGTAATCACAGGATCACTGGATATTAGAGCTGGGGTGGACCTTAGGCTATCGCATACTCTACCACTCAGTAACACTGGAATTCTTTGCAGTTCCTGGCCCAGGGCACAAACTCCCTCCCCCCAGTTCCTCTTCCCTGGCCCCTGGTCCCCATGTCTTAAATGCCCTCTCCTTCTACCTTCACCTTTGcctccaggcttccttcaag is part of the Dromiciops gliroides isolate mDroGli1 chromosome 4, mDroGli1.pri, whole genome shotgun sequence genome and encodes:
- the SLC30A1 gene encoding zinc transporter 1 — its product is MGCWGRNRARLLCMLSLTFMFMVLEVVVSRLTSSLAMLSDSFHMLSDVLALIVALVAERFARRTQSTQKNTFGWIRAEVMGALVNAIFLTGLCFAILLEAIERFIEPHEMQQPLVVLGVGVAGLVVNLLGLCLFHHHSGFGDGGGPGGGGHGHSHGGHGHGHGRGVRGKSSRSGGNNGNVTGGERAADGEETNNLVISSNSNGMKLDRADEQARERGMDVQVNGNLIGDDSDNLDSEDEDNSGQLNMRGVFLHVFGDALGSVIVVINALVFFFSWKSCADDMLCRNPCVPDPCEAFVGLINGTGPIEEAGPCWVLYLDPTLCLVMVGILLYTTYPLLKESALILLQTVPKQVDIRNLKMELRNVEGVEEVHELHVWQLAGSRIIATAHIKCHDPTSYMEVAKSIKDVFHNHGIHATTIQPEFASVGAKSSVTPCELACRTQCALKQCCGTTQKTNSGREAEKSSAVSISCLELSDNLEKQPRRTKIDSIPAVMIDIKKIPSKQSESSM